The proteins below are encoded in one region of Silene latifolia isolate original U9 population chromosome 2, ASM4854445v1, whole genome shotgun sequence:
- the LOC141642702 gene encoding allantoinase: MELQKKNVIISILLPIIAAFLLFFLKNSLKASSSGCSLVDNNHYWISSKRIVTPNGIISGAIEINDGKVISIVKDEQWRGITKGDQIVDFGEAVVMPGLIDVHAHLDDPGRDDWEGFPSGTKAAAAGGITTLIDMPLNSEPSTVSVQTLDLKIKAAKNRIYVDVGFWGGLVPENAFNATALENFLRAGVLGLKSFMCPSGINDFPMTNISHIKEGLSVLAKFKRPLLVHAEVQEKLVEDSVDNNDGDVKLYSTYLKTRPPSMEQAAITDLLTVSEDTRVGGPSEGAHLHVVHLSDAGISLDLLKKAKARGDSLTVETCPHYLSFSAEEIPYGDTRFKCAPPIRDGENKDKLWEALKVNDVDMLSSDHSPSLPSLKLLEQGNFLKAWGGISSLQYVLSATWTSGREYGVTFEQITSWWSERPAKLAGQHLKGAIAVGNYADIVAWEPETEFHLDDNHPSYAKHPSISAYMGRKLSGKVLATFVRGNLVYREGKHAPAACGTTILAQ, translated from the exons ATGGAGTTGCAGAAAAAGAATGTAATAATATCTATACTCCTTCCTATCATCGCTgcctttcttctcttctttctcaAAAACTCTCTCAAG GCATCTTCATCAGGCTGCAGCCTTGTTGATAACAACCATTATTGGATATCCAGCAAGCGGATTGTTACACCAAATGGCATTATTTCTGGTGCAA TCGAGATAAACGATGGCAAAGTTATAAGTATTGTTAAAGATGAACAATGGCGTGGAATAACAAAGGGAGATCAAATAGTCGACTTTGGTGAGGCCGTTGTCATGCCTGGCCTTATTGATGT GCACGCACATTTAGATGATCCAGGGAGAGACGATTGGGAAGGATTCCCTTCAGGAACTAAAGCTGCTGCTGCTG GTGGAATAACAACCCTAATAGACATGCCTTTGAACAGTGAGCCTTCAACTGTGTCTGTGCAAACGCTCGACCTTAAG ATCAAGGCTGCAAAGAATCGAATCTATGTCGATGTTG GTTTTTGGGGTGGTCTAGTTCCTGAAAATGCTTTCAATGCAACTGCTTTAGAGAACTTCCTTAGAGCAGGTGTCCTTGGCTTAAAG TCTTTCATGTGCCCGTCAGGAATCAATGACTTCCCCATGACAAACATAAGTCATATTAAG GAGGGACTATCGGTATTGGCTAAATTCAAAAGACCCTTGTTAGTTCATGCTGAAGTTCAGGAAAAACTTGTAGAAGATTCTGTAGATAACAATGACGGTGACGTTAAGTTATATTCGACTTACCTCAAGACTAGACCTCCTTCAAT GGAGCAAGCAGCAATTACAGATCTCTTGACAGTCAGTGAAGACACAAGAGTTGGTGGTCCTTCAGAAGGCGCTCATCTTCACGTTGTTCACCTCTCTGATGCTGGAATTTCTTTAGATCTTTTAAAG aaAGCCAAGGCCAGAGGTGACAGCCTAACTGTAGAAACATGTCCACATTACCTTTCATTTTCTGCTGAAGAGATCCCATATGGAGACACGCGGTTTAAGTGTGCTCCACCTATCCGTGATGGTGAAAACAAAGATAAACTATGGGAAGCATTGAAG GTTAATGATGTGGACATGTTGAGTTCTGACCATTCGCCTTCACTTCCATCGCTCAAGCTTCTAGAGCAGGGCAACTTCTTGAAAGCCTGGGGTGGTATATCGTCTTTGCAG TATGTACTTTCTGCAACATGGACTTCTGGTCGCGAATATGGTGTTACTTTTGAACAAATCACGTCTTGGTGGAGCGAGAGACCAGCCAAACTTGCTGGCCAACATCTCAAG GGGGCCATTGCAGTTGGAAATTACGCGGACATAGTCGCATGGGAACCTGAAACCGAGTTCCACCTTGATGATAATCATCCTTCATATGCCAAACATCCA